One genomic segment of Thalassospiraceae bacterium LMO-SO8 includes these proteins:
- the gcvH gene encoding glycine cleavage system protein GcvH — MTVKYTKDHEWVRLDGDVATIGITNYAQEQLGDVVFVEVPEAGARFDAGAEAAVVESVKAASEVYAPLTGEIVEGNQALADDPSLVNSDPEGAGWFFKMKPDDLSQIDDMLDDAAYRALLVDLD, encoded by the coding sequence ATGACCGTGAAGTACACCAAGGACCACGAATGGGTCCGTCTGGACGGCGACGTCGCCACCATCGGCATCACCAATTACGCCCAGGAACAACTGGGCGACGTCGTGTTCGTCGAGGTGCCCGAGGCCGGTGCGCGGTTCGACGCCGGGGCCGAGGCCGCCGTGGTCGAATCCGTCAAGGCGGCGAGCGAGGTCTACGCCCCCCTGACCGGCGAGATCGTCGAGGGCAACCAGGCCCTGGCCGACGACCCGTCGCTCGTCAATTCCGATCCGGAAGGCGCCGGATGGTTCTTTAAGATGAAGCCGGACGACCTGTCGCAGATCGACGACATGCTGGACGACGCGGCCTACCGCGCCCTGCTGGTCGATCTGGACTGA
- the gcvT gene encoding glycine cleavage system aminomethyltransferase GcvT has protein sequence MADDTKTLKTTPLDALHREYGAKMVPFAGYSMPVQYKAGVLQEHLHTRSQAGLFDVSHMGQARLLGSKAAEAMETLVPGDIAGLGAGNMRYTLLTNDAGGILDDLMVTHCGDSLYIVVNAACKDADFAHIQAKLPDAKLEIIEDHALLALQGPKAAEVLARYAPAVRHMVFLTGQAVRINDVPCFITRSGYTGEDGYEISIPNKDADAFARLLLSEHEVMPIGLGARDSLRLEAGLCLYGNDIDETTTPIEAALNWTIGKRRRAEGGFPGADVILGQIKDGTARKRVGLVPEGRAPARAGTEIQDLNGAAAGTVTSGGFGPTVDGPIAMGYLRTELAVPGTRVNLMVRGKAQPAEVVKPPFVKQNYVKD, from the coding sequence TTGGCCGACGACACGAAAACCCTGAAGACCACGCCGTTGGATGCGCTTCACCGCGAATACGGCGCCAAGATGGTGCCCTTCGCGGGCTATTCCATGCCCGTACAGTACAAGGCCGGCGTGTTGCAGGAACATCTGCATACGCGCTCCCAGGCGGGCCTGTTCGACGTCTCCCACATGGGTCAGGCGCGGCTGCTGGGATCAAAAGCGGCGGAAGCCATGGAAACCCTGGTGCCGGGCGATATCGCCGGGCTGGGGGCGGGCAACATGCGCTATACCCTATTGACCAACGACGCGGGCGGCATCCTCGACGACCTGATGGTCACCCATTGCGGCGATTCGCTCTATATCGTGGTCAACGCCGCCTGCAAGGACGCCGATTTCGCCCACATCCAGGCCAAGCTACCGGACGCCAAGCTCGAAATCATCGAGGACCATGCGCTGCTCGCCCTACAGGGGCCCAAGGCGGCCGAGGTCCTGGCCCGATATGCGCCGGCCGTGCGCCACATGGTGTTCCTGACGGGACAGGCCGTCCGCATCAACGACGTGCCCTGCTTCATCACCCGGTCGGGCTATACCGGCGAGGACGGATACGAAATATCGATCCCCAACAAGGATGCCGATGCCTTCGCCCGTCTGCTGCTGTCGGAACATGAGGTCATGCCGATCGGCCTGGGGGCGCGGGATTCGCTGCGGCTTGAGGCCGGGCTTTGCCTGTATGGCAACGACATCGACGAAACCACCACGCCCATCGAGGCCGCCCTCAACTGGACCATCGGCAAACGCCGGCGGGCCGAAGGCGGCTTTCCCGGGGCCGACGTGATCCTGGGCCAGATCAAGGACGGCACGGCGCGCAAGCGCGTCGGCCTGGTGCCGGAGGGCCGGGCCCCGGCCCGCGCCGGCACGGAAATTCAGGACCTGAACGGCGCCGCCGCCGGAACCGTGACCTCGGGCGGGTTCGGCCCCACCGTCGATGGCCCCATCGCCATGGGATACCTGCGCACGGAACTGGCGGTGCCGGGCACCCGGGTCAACCTGATGGTGCGCGGCAAGGCGCAACCGGCGGAGGTCGTCAAACCGCCCTTCGTCAAACAGAACTACGTCAAGGACTGA